The following proteins are co-located in the Imtechella halotolerans genome:
- a CDS encoding amidohydrolase, with the protein MRKLILIIGGLLMSCAPNKKEVDFLVINANVYTVDSVFSTASAFAIEDGRFVAIGNEEEIQNRYTSSRILDAEGKTIVPGFIDAHCHFYGLGMNRQIADLSGTSSFEEVIQRMVAFQKENKSVVLRGRGWDQNDWEVKLFPSKERLDQLFPDTPVVLERIDGHAYLVNQKALEMAGIDARTMVPGGFVELHNGEPTGILVDSPMGLVDKVMPVANREMQINALLDAQEVCFKYGLTTVNDAGLDRDVIELIDSLQQVGLLDMRVYAMVSATSNNLDYYLPKGIVKTEKLHVRSVKVYGDGALGSRGAAMKASYSDKHNHFGAMVTTSEEVNHLAKRIAESDYQMNSHAIGDSANVVILKAYQSALQGKGDRRWKIEHAQIVDVNDFDYFSKGIIPSIQPTHATSDMYWAEERIGSSRMQGAYAYKTLLEKAGLVALGTDFPVEQVNPFHTFYAAVARKDSKLFPQEGFQMKDALSRQEALRGMTIWSAYSNFEEKEKGSIEIGKWADFIVLDKDIMRVPIDEVLMMKVEQTYLGGKQVN; encoded by the coding sequence ATGAGAAAACTAATATTAATCATAGGGGGGCTTTTAATGAGCTGTGCTCCGAATAAAAAGGAAGTTGATTTTTTGGTTATTAATGCGAATGTCTACACAGTAGATTCAGTTTTTTCTACTGCTAGTGCTTTTGCTATTGAAGATGGGAGATTTGTAGCCATTGGAAATGAAGAGGAAATCCAGAATAGGTATACTTCTTCTAGAATATTAGACGCTGAGGGTAAAACAATTGTTCCAGGGTTTATTGATGCTCATTGTCATTTCTATGGATTGGGAATGAACCGTCAAATAGCAGATTTATCGGGAACATCAAGCTTTGAGGAAGTGATTCAACGCATGGTTGCTTTTCAAAAAGAAAATAAATCAGTTGTATTAAGAGGAAGAGGGTGGGATCAAAATGATTGGGAAGTAAAATTGTTCCCTTCAAAGGAAAGATTGGATCAACTTTTTCCTGATACTCCCGTTGTATTGGAGCGTATAGATGGTCATGCGTATCTTGTTAATCAAAAAGCATTGGAAATGGCTGGGATAGATGCTAGAACAATGGTTCCTGGTGGCTTTGTAGAGTTGCATAATGGTGAGCCAACAGGTATTCTTGTTGATAGTCCAATGGGGCTTGTTGACAAGGTAATGCCAGTGGCAAATCGAGAGATGCAAATAAATGCTTTGTTAGATGCTCAAGAGGTTTGCTTTAAGTATGGTCTTACAACTGTAAATGATGCAGGACTTGATCGAGATGTTATAGAGCTTATTGATAGCTTGCAACAAGTAGGATTATTAGATATGCGTGTATATGCAATGGTAAGTGCTACTTCAAATAATCTAGATTATTATTTACCTAAAGGTATCGTAAAAACAGAAAAGTTACATGTGCGATCTGTAAAGGTATATGGAGATGGGGCGCTTGGATCTCGAGGAGCAGCAATGAAAGCGTCTTATAGTGATAAACATAATCACTTCGGGGCTATGGTGACCACCTCTGAGGAAGTGAATCATTTGGCAAAACGCATTGCTGAAAGTGATTACCAAATGAATTCTCATGCAATTGGAGATTCTGCTAATGTAGTTATTCTCAAAGCGTATCAATCTGCTTTGCAAGGAAAGGGAGATCGCAGATGGAAAATTGAACATGCGCAGATTGTTGATGTAAACGATTTTGATTATTTCTCTAAAGGTATTATTCCTTCAATTCAACCAACACATGCAACAAGTGATATGTATTGGGCGGAGGAGCGCATAGGAAGTAGTCGTATGCAAGGTGCATATGCTTATAAGACCTTGTTGGAAAAGGCAGGATTAGTTGCTTTGGGAACTGATTTTCCAGTAGAACAGGTGAATCCATTTCATACTTTCTATGCTGCTGTTGCTCGGAAGGATTCAAAGCTGTTTCCTCAGGAAGGATTTCAAATGAAGGATGCGCTTAGTAGACAGGAAGCTTTACGTGGTATGACCATATGGAGTGCTTATTCTAATTTTGAAGAGAAGGAGAAGGGAAGTATTGAGATAGGTAAATGGGCTGATTTTATTGTTTTAGATAAGGATATAATGAGGGTGCCTATTGATGAGGTTTTAATGATGAAGGTAGAACAAACGTATCTGGGAGGTAAGCAAGTTAACTAA